A DNA window from Zingiber officinale cultivar Zhangliang chromosome 3A, Zo_v1.1, whole genome shotgun sequence contains the following coding sequences:
- the LOC122052386 gene encoding trihelix transcription factor ASR3-like yields MSNGAAWSSRMGGERAGGNGGAVGHRPPRLRWWNREILVMLEGKRAVEARDRDPFVAVPAETKWEAVSSYCRQKGVYRSSEQCRRRWGTLMSGYRKIRAWETRDGAAAGNSYWTMGSQERKERRLPGIFEDMLYRILEADEESDGRVGDVGERMQEDEEEDNEDVAEASFSSNQDATESGSFSYADQVNVMKDLPSPIAATPISMRKFEPSPQEFADPGITKDEQPTNDSENKSPQQGRKRHRTSQDEVINNNSYRKLIEVLERNNTVIMAQLEAQKLNIQVDRDQRREQADRLLTILDKVADVLGKFADKL; encoded by the exons ATGTCGAACGGCGCTGCATGGTCGAGCAGGATGGGCGGGGAGCGCGCGGGAGGTAATGGCGGCGCCGTGGGCCACCGGCCGCCGCGGCTACGCTGGTGGAACCGCGAGATCCTTGTTATGTTAGAAGGTAAGCGAGCGGTAGAGGCGCGGGACAGGGATCCCTTTGTCGCCGTGCCGGCGGAGACGAAATGGGAGGCTGTGTCATCCTACTGCCGCCAAAAGGGGGTGTACCGGAGCTCAGAACAGTGTCGTAGGCGGTGGGGTACACTGATGAGCGGTTACAGAAAGATACGGGCGTGGGAGACGAGGGACGGTGCGGCCGCTGGCAATTCCTACTGGACGATGGGAAGCCAAGAAAGGAAGGAGCGGCGGCTGCCAGGGATATTCGAGGACATGTTGTATCGCATTCTTGAGGCAGACGAGGAGTCTGACGGCAGGGTGGGTGATGTTGGAGAGAGGATGCAAGAAGACGAAGAGGAAGATAACGAGGATGTGGCGGAGGCGTCCTTCTCTAGCAATCAAGATGCAACAGAGAGTGGGTCTTTCTCCTATGCCGATCAGGTGAATGTGATGAAGGACCTGCCGTCGCCAATTGCTGCCACGCCAATATCAA TGAGAAAATTTGAGCCATCTCCACAGGAGTTCGCTGATCCTG GAATTACAAAGGATGAGCAGCCAACTAATGATTCTGAAAATAAATCACCACAGCAAGGAAGAAAGCGTCATCGAACTTCACAAGATGAAGTAATAAACAACAATTCTTACAGGAAACTAATTGAAGTCTTAGAGAGGAACAACACGGTGATTATGGCACAACTTGAAGCTCAAAAGCTTAACATTCAGGTGGACAGAGATCAAAGGAGGGAACAAGCTGACAGACTACTCACCATCCTTGACAAAGTTGCTGATGTTCTCGGAAAATTTGCAGATAAGCTGTAA
- the LOC122050629 gene encoding uncharacterized protein LOC122050629 → MASFGNLKIKSDGDDTIHASSKRKGQPATIGKGKGKIASTSTNNGLQVETMLESTDTETTRTSRGRTHLDKLTKQRVQGIRKEVRFNKLGQPVGGAAIAMQSYIGLLAQEKVKISYKTWKQVPNEVKELIWESVNLTYDVPPSWKKGCLNSASNKWRQFKSHLTQTFISKKLDKLEELDEPPSGYGLARDDWISFVRTRMSDDFIKLSEQQKEKRKKNIYPHRLARKGYARYAEEIANELCDDDEINRAIIWKKGRVNKEGKFDGQELKQTIDKIDDYIQQKREGTLKINGTKEDILTKALNSREHSGRVRAVGGHITPSLFFNGSRWKTDHVDRELLIEQKRELVEVRKLIQEQDTRIQNLEAIVYKKGAWGSDIDDKGSCSVKLPQQNDNKLNTDKTFPSHEEFNDVEMQVVDKEVALQGKSVILTLDSSTDIVAYGIVVEVIGVNHSLHGIPLPKNCMRVSIDEAMQKSACLPVLIPNECETIGDAVGTHVAWPKHLLMLRQKKRQMKKTAHVENNQTLLSSVPRSLRVVYCYCKRALENGRKLSIALDHEVFQDDYELNLHLEDISALYHLEPISGNCVVVYIW, encoded by the exons ATGGCATCCTTTGGAAATcttaaaatcaaatctgatgGTGATGACACAATTCATGCTTCAAGCAAGAGAAAAGGACAACCTGCAACGATTGGGAAGGGCAAAGGAAAAATTGCATCTACATCCACTAACAACGGTTTACAGGTTGAGACAATGCTGGAATCTACAGACACTGAAACAACAAGAACATCTAGAGGTCGTACCCATCTGGATAAGCTTACTAAACAAAGGGTTCAAGGAATTCGAAAGGAGGTAAGATTTAATAAACTTGGACAGCCAGTAGGAGGAGCTGCTATTGCaatgcaaagttacattggcTTGCTTGCTCAAGAAAAGGTCAAGATATCTTACAAGACGTGGAAACAAGTTCCAAATGAAGTTAAAGAATTGATATGGGAATCAGTTAAT CTGACATATGATGTTCCCCCAAGTTGGAAGAAGGGATGTTTGAATTCAGCAAGTAATAAGTGGCGTCAGTTTAAATCCCATCTCACTCAGACATTCATTTCGAAGAAGCTTGACAAACTCGAAGAGTTGGATGAACCACCTAGCGGCTATGGTCTTGCAAGAGATGATTGGATTTCTTTTGTCAGGACTCGCATGTCTGACGACTTTATT AAACTAAGTGAACAAcagaaggagaaaagaaagaagaacataTACCCCCATCGCCTTGCTCGTAAAGGATATGCACGATAtgctgaagaaata gcaaatgaATTATGTGACGATGATGaaatcaatagagctattatttGGAAGAAAGGAAGGGTTAATAAAGAAGGGAAATTTGATGGCCAAGAGTTGAAACAAACAATAGACAAGATT gatgattatatacAACAGAAGCGTGAGGGTACACTCAAAATTAATGGGACAAAAGAAGATATTCTTACGAAAGCACTCAATTCAAGAGAACATAGTGGACGTGTGAGGGCTGTTGGAGGTCATATCACTCCATCATTGTTCTTTAATGGTAGTAGATGGAAGACTGACCATGTTGATAGAGAGCTACTGATTGAGCAAAAGAGAGAGTTGGTGGAGGTTAGAAAATTAATTCAAGAACAAGATACACGCATTCAAAACCTTGAAGCAATTGTCTACAAAAAGGGTGCATGGGGCAGTGACATTGATGACAAAGGAAGTTGCTCGGTAAAGTTACCTCAACAAAATGACAATAAACTGAACACCGATAAGACTTTCCCCAGTCATGAAGAGTTCAATGATGTCGAAATGCAAGTTGTGGATAAAGAAGTTGCTTTACAG GGTAAATCAGTTATTTTGACATTGGATTCTAGCACAGATATTGTTGCATATGGTATAGTTGTTGAGGTCATTGGAGTTAATCACTCTCTCCATGGTATTCCGTTACCCAAGAATTGTATGCGTGTATCCATCGATGAAGCAATGCAGAAATCAGCATGTTTGCCAGTTCTGATTCCCAATGAATGTGAAACTATTGGTGATGCTGTTGGAACCCATGTGGCTTGGCCAAAACACCTGCTGATGCTACGACAAAAG AAGCGTCAAATGAAGAAAACAGCACATGTAGAAAATAACCAGACTTTGTTATCAAGTGTGCCAAGATCATTGCGCGTGGTGTATTGTTATTGTAAGCGTGCTCTTGAGAATGGAAGGAAATTGTCAATTGCTTTAGATCATGAGGTATTTCAAGATGATTATGAACTGAACTTGCATCTTGAGGACATTAGTGCTTTGTATCACTTGGAGCCAATTTCAGGAAATTGTGTGGTTGTTTACATATGGTAA